Below is a genomic region from Nocardioides panacis.
AGGCCTCCTCGACGTGCGGGTAGCCGGAGAGGATGAACTCGTCGATGCCGATCCGGTGGTACTCCTCGATCCGGTCGGCGACCTCCTGGTGGCTGCCGACCAGCGCGGTCCCGGCCCCGCCGCGCACCAGGCCGACGCCGGACCACAGGTTCGGGGAGACCTCGAGGTCGTGGGCCGACGCGAACGCCGTACGCCCGGCGTGCAGGGAGCGCATCCGCTGCTGGCCCACCGACTCGCTGGCCGCGAGGGCCTGCTGGGCCTTGGCGATCGTCGCCGGGTCGAGGCCGTCCAGCAGCCACTGCGCCTGCGCCCAGGCCTGCTCGCTGGTGTCCCGTGACAGCGTGTGGATGCGCAGCCCGAACCGCACCGTACGGCCCTGCTCCTCGGCCAGCCCGCGGATCCAGCGGACCTTCTCCGCGACCTGCTCCGGGGGCTCGCCCCAGGTGAGGTAGACGTCCGCGTGCTTGGCCGCGACCGGTCCCGCGGGCCCGGAGGACCCGCCGAAGTAGATGTCGGGGACCGGGTCGATGGTGCCGCGGATCTCGGCGCCCTCGATCTGGTAGTACGTCCCGTCGAAGTCGTACGGCGCCTGCGACCACGCCCCGCGCACGACGGAGAGGAA
It encodes:
- a CDS encoding LLM class flavin-dependent oxidoreductase translates to MSIKLHWFLPTTGDARGLVGGGGSVPLGGGRPTDGAGSAHQFREPDIEYLASIARTADQLGFEGVLTPTGTWCEDAWLVTAALIRETRNLKFLVAFRPGVTSPTLSAQMAAAFQRISRGRLLLNVVTGGDPTEQKRFGDHLGHAERYARTDEFLSVVRGAWSQAPYDFDGTYYQIEGAEIRGTIDPVPDIYFGGSSGPAGPVAAKHADVYLTWGEPPEQVAEKVRWIRGLAEEQGRTVRFGLRIHTLSRDTSEQAWAQAQWLLDGLDPATIAKAQQALAASESVGQQRMRSLHAGRTAFASAHDLEVSPNLWSGVGLVRGGAGTALVGSHQEVADRIEEYHRIGIDEFILSGYPHVEEAYWFAEGVMPVLRAKGIYGTQSPDQAARLTRSA